The DNA sequence CAATCATCTGGCCGATTTCCATGTCGTTGTTGGCCGAAATAGCGCCCACCTGGGCAATTTCCGACGAGTTTTCAATCTTCTTGGACTGCGCCTTCAAGTTCTCCACCACGGCTTTCACCGCCTTGTCGATACCCCGCTTCAGGTCCATGGGGTTGGCACCGGCGGCTACGTTTTTCGAGCCGGCCGCGTAGATGGCCTGGGCCAGTACGGTGGCAGTAGTGGTACCATCACCGGCCTGGTCGGCGGTTTTGGAGGCTACTTCCTTCACCAGCTGGGCACCCATGTTCTCGATTGGGTCGCTCAGCTCAATTTCCTTGGCCACGGTGACGCCGTCCTTGGTGATGGTGGGGGCGCCGAATTTCTTGTCAATAACCACGTTGCGGCCTTTCGGGCCCAGGGTTACTTTCACGGCATTGGCCAGTTTGTCTACGCCGCGCTTCAGTTTGTCGCGGCCGTCGGTATCGAATTGGATGTTCTTAGCCATCGTATGTTAACAGAGAGGATGAATTCGGAAAGGAAAGGGTGATTTACAGGACGGCGAAAATGTCCGACTCGCGCATGATCAGGTAGTCCTGGCCATCCACGGTGATTTCCGTACCGGCGTATTTGCCATATAGCACCTGGTCGCCCACTTTCACCTGGGGCTGGATCAGCGTGCCGCTGTCGGCCACTTTGCCTTCGCCTACAGCCACTACTTCGCCACGCTGGGGCTTTTCTTTTGCTGTATCGGGGATGATGATGCCCGATTTGGTTTTTTCCTCAGCAGCAGCCGGTGCAATGATGACGCGGTCAGCCAGCGGTTTCATGCTTAGTGACATATTGTTCGTTTTGGTTGAATGGGTTGGTTGAAATGAACCTGTGCCCGCAGGCAACACTTCTTGTGCCAGCCTCCCAGAACCTGACAGAATGAACACGTTTTAGCGCTATTCTCAGTCAGGTTTTCACTGCTTCGTGCCCACGTGTCAGGGTATCGCGCAAAAAGTTGCTTCAGTCGGGAAGGAGTGGCGGCAACTGAATTCCTGGGAAAAACAAAAGCCGCTGGCTCCCCGAAAGGAACCAGCGGCTTGAAAAAACAGAGCTAAACTCAGGCTACTGAGCCGGTGTGGTGGCGGGCTGCTGAGCTGGAGCGGCGGCGGGAGCAGCGGCCGGAGCCGGAGCCGGAGCGCCGGGAGCGGCCGGGGCAGGCGTAGCCGGGGCCGTGGGCAGCTTGGCTTCCAGAGCGCGCTGCTGGTTGACGCTGCGAACCGGGCCGGCGGCGTCCGAGGTGCCATTCAGCACGTGGGTGCCCAGGGTCAGGACCATCATACCGATGGCAAAGCCCCAGGTGAGGCGCTCCAGCAAATCACCGGTCCGTTTTACGCCCATCAGGTTGGCCGCGCCGCCCGAGCCAAACTGGCTCGACAGTCCACCACCTTTGGGGTTTTGGGCCAGCACTACCAGCGCCAGCAGCAAGCATACGAAGAGAATCAGGCCAATGAGAGCGTAATACATTTACTCGGTAGATTTCAGTTGTTGAATTTGGTCGGCAAAATACGCCTTTTTTTCCGGCTGACGCACCATCAGCCGTTCATATATTTCAATTGCCTTGTGGAGCTTGCCCTGACGCACCATGATTTGGGCCAGGCTTTCGGAGGCCAGATCGGGCACGCCCTGGGTGCTGCGCACCGACAAATCGGTTTGCTCCTCGCCCGCGGCCGGCCGGGCGGCCGGGGTGCGCAGGCGGGGCTTGTTGCGCAAGAACTTGTTGATCAGGTCAAAGGACGAGGGGGCGGGCGGCGGCGCGGGCTGGTAGCGGGGGGGCTGCGCGTGCAGCAGGGCATCGGGGGCAAAGAACGTGGTACCGGGCAGGGCAATAGTAAGCTCGTCGGCCGCTTGCAGGCAGAAGCCCAGGCGGCTGCCGCCGCTGAGCGCGTAAGCCAGGAAGTCGTCGCCGCGGAAGCCGGCCGCGGCGGTTTCCGCGGCGGCAGTGGGAGCTTCGTCTTCCTG is a window from the Hymenobacter aquaticus genome containing:
- the groES gene encoding co-chaperone GroES, with the protein product MSLSMKPLADRVIIAPAAAEEKTKSGIIIPDTAKEKPQRGEVVAVGEGKVADSGTLIQPQVKVGDQVLYGKYAGTEITVDGQDYLIMRESDIFAVL
- the secG gene encoding preprotein translocase subunit SecG, producing MYYALIGLILFVCLLLALVVLAQNPKGGGLSSQFGSGGAANLMGVKRTGDLLERLTWGFAIGMMVLTLGTHVLNGTSDAAGPVRSVNQQRALEAKLPTAPATPAPAAPGAPAPAPAAAPAAAPAQQPATTPAQ